Genomic segment of Cytobacillus suaedae:
GCCTTCTTCGCCTAATAGGTTTTCAGCCGGTACCTTCGCATCCTCAAAAGTTAATTGAACCGTTCTAGAGCCATGAAGACCCATTTTGTGCTCATCTTTACCAATAATGAATCCCGGGGTATCCTTTTCAACGATAAATGCTGATATCCCCTTGCTTCCCACTTCATCAGAGTTCGTTCGAGCAAAAACAATATACGTATCGGCCTCGCCACCGTTAGTAATGAATACCTTTGATCCATTTAAAATATAGTGGTCACCTTGTTTTACTGCTTTTGTCTTTAAACTCCCTGCATCTGAACCAGCACTTGGTTCTGTTAAGGCAAATGCACCTAAATATTCACCAGACGCAAGTTTAGGTACGTACTTTTGCTTTTGTTCTTCATTTCCAAAGTAAAGAATTGGGTTTGTTCCAACTGACGTGTGTACAGATAAAATAACCCCAATTGTCGCGCTCACTTTTGAAAGTTCATGGATGGCGATGATATAGGAAGTAAAGTCCATTTCAGATCCACCCAAACTCTCAGGTGCTGTAATCCCCATTAAGCCTAGGTCAGCCATCTTTGCTAAAATCTCTCTAGGAAACTCTCCATTTTCCATACTTTCAATATGTGGTGCAATTTCAGTTTGAGCAAAATCACGAACCATTTTTCGCATCATTTCTTGCTCTTGTGTGAAGCGGAAATCCATGTATATACCCCTTTCTAACGAGTCATGATGAAGATTCAAGATGTTTTATTCGTATACATAAAATCCACGACCAGATTTCTTACCTAACCAGCCTGCTTTTACATATTTTCGTAGTAATGGACATGGGCGATATTTATCGTCTCCAAATCCTTCATGTAATGTTTCCATAATATAAAGACAAGTATCAAGACCGATAAAGTCTGCTAACGTTAATGGCCCCATTGGATGGTTCATTCCTAGCTTCATAACTTCATCAATCGCCTCAGGAGTAGCTACTCCTTCATACACTGTAAAAATAGCTTCATTGATCATTGGCATTAAGATTCGATTTGAAACAAAGCCTGGGAAATCATTTACTTCTACAGGAACTTTGCTTAGTTTTTTCGTCATATCTTCAATTACTGCGTACACTTCATCCGTTGTTGCAAGCCCACGGATAATCTCAACTAATTTCATAACTGGCACTGGATTCATAAAGTGCATTCCGATTACCTTTTCCGGGCGATTGGTTGCTGCTGCAATTTCAGTGATTGGTAGTGAAGAAGTGTTCGTTGCTAAAATTGCATCTGCTGGTGCAATTTTATCTAACTCAGCAAATAACTTTGACTTAATTTCCATATTCTCGACAGCTGCTTCAATGACCAAGTCAATGTCACTAGCATTCTGTAAATCTAGGGAAGGTGTAATACGGTTTAATGTCGCTGCCATATCCTCTTCTGTCATACGCCCTTTCTCAACTTGGCGTGACAGGTTCTTTTTAATAATCCCAAAGCCTCTATCTAAAAAATCTTGTTTAATATCGTGTAGTTTCACTTGATAACCAGCCATTGCACACACTTGGGCAATTCCAGAACCCATTTGACCTGCACCAATAACCATTACATTTTGTACGTTCATTGTTTCGTTACCTCCTGATATCATTTTCGCGGAC
This window contains:
- a CDS encoding acyl-CoA dehydrogenase produces the protein MDFRFTQEQEMMRKMVRDFAQTEIAPHIESMENGEFPREILAKMADLGLMGITAPESLGGSEMDFTSYIIAIHELSKVSATIGVILSVHTSVGTNPILYFGNEEQKQKYVPKLASGEYLGAFALTEPSAGSDAGSLKTKAVKQGDHYILNGSKVFITNGGEADTYIVFARTNSDEVGSKGISAFIVEKDTPGFIIGKDEHKMGLHGSRTVQLTFEDAKVPAENLLGEEGEGLKIALANLDVGRIGIAAQSLGIAEAALEHSVGYAKERVQFGKPISAQQGVGFKLADMATGVEASKLLVYQAAYLRSNGLPCGKEASMAKLFASKTAMEVTTEAIQVYGGYGYTKDYPVERFFRDAKICEIYEGTSEIQRLVISKHLCK
- a CDS encoding 3-hydroxybutyryl-CoA dehydrogenase; protein product: MNVQNVMVIGAGQMGSGIAQVCAMAGYQVKLHDIKQDFLDRGFGIIKKNLSRQVEKGRMTEEDMAATLNRITPSLDLQNASDIDLVIEAAVENMEIKSKLFAELDKIAPADAILATNTSSLPITEIAAATNRPEKVIGMHFMNPVPVMKLVEIIRGLATTDEVYAVIEDMTKKLSKVPVEVNDFPGFVSNRILMPMINEAIFTVYEGVATPEAIDEVMKLGMNHPMGPLTLADFIGLDTCLYIMETLHEGFGDDKYRPCPLLRKYVKAGWLGKKSGRGFYVYE